GGGCCAGGCAAGGCACAGGGGGCAGAATAAAAGCAGACCTCTCCAGATCACCACACTCCAGTGCCACATTAGCATTTGTGCTTCTGCAGTTGTTGGAAGAAAGGAGTTGGATGAGGACCCCACTACCTACTCTGCCACACTGAGGCATCCTTTCCTActgctgctccaggcagcagcaagaggTCCCAAGAAGACATAGGGGAATTGTGTCACAAGTAGGACAAACTTCTACAGATGTGTGCAGGGCAAAGCTAGAACAGCTGAGGACTACTCCCTCATTCCATGCCCCACTAGGTTTACCTAGCACAGCAACTCAAGGCTGCCCAAGGCCAGCCATGGATGCTTAGTTTAGGGAGTGAGAGTTAATAAACCCAGTTTACTCCAGAAGGGTAATGAGCCAGTCTAGACCTCAAGAGTGGGTGACTTTGCCTAAGGGACCCTTCCACTCTCCCCCTCAGTCACATCTAGCCCCATTGTTTCCCCCAAGCCTCTCCTTGGCCTTTTTACCTTCTGCCTCCTAGGCTTTTGACCCTCACCCTCCTCTCCATGAGGACATTAAGGCTGGCACAATGTCATCCACATACATTCACCTACCCTCCTTCCCTCACCCCTCCAACAAAGTGACCAACCCACATGGACTTGCAGTATGAAACAGATTAGACTGAGACTGGGTAGGACAAAACTTATTTATTGAATGATATTTCTGTATCTTTGCAACAAAGGGGTCAGAAAAAAGTTATTCCCAGCTGAGGGACTGCAGTGTGAAGTCCCCTTGTGTATCAAAGTAGTCAAAGACAGCGAGACCAAGCCGGTTCGGGAACGTGAACTGGTGGCCTGGCAGGTGGACTGTCACATCATTTGGGTTGATGCCGAAAGTGATCTGCAGACAAATGGAAAAGTCAAAGAAAGCTTCTGCCAAGACACCCTCAAGCTTTTCCCCTCCACAGTGTTACTGTGCCACCCTCCACTTCACAGGGTGAACATGCTCAGCAGCATAACCTGCTCTTCAACAGCAGGACTGTTATTCTGGTCTCCCAAGAGATGCCTATTCCCTTCTCTGTTCAATAGAAACATCCCTTTGAGCTAGATGGGCCTTGCACCTTTGATCCCCACCCTCTGTCCCTGCTCAAAGCCCTGGGTGGTGGCACTGGCCGAGCAGGAGAAGCCAGCCACCTCCTATGCAGGGAGTCCCTGCAGTTGGGTGCCCTGTGCCAAGCACTCTTCCTTCACCATGTCATGCACAGAGAATGCATCCCAGGCCTCACCTCTGCAACGCCCCCCTTCTGGAAAGGGAAGACAGTCTCCCTCTGCTCTGTACCCCACTCTTCCACCTTCTTTGAGTTGCACACGATGGTGTTCACATCACCATGAGCATCAAAACGAGGGTTGAAGTGAAGCCCAAGGTGGGAAGCATCCTTCCCCAGATTCATCacaaagctgcagagaaaaaagaCATCAACACTGTTTTAATCAACACTGTGGTAGCATGTTGCTCATTGCCATGAGCATCTCCGAGTCTGTTGCTTTACCAGCTGAGTTTAACCAAGGAGAAACCCTTTGCTGAACTGCATGACTTCCCCAAGAAGATGGTGCTGTGCCA
The sequence above is a segment of the Lathamus discolor isolate bLatDis1 chromosome 1, bLatDis1.hap1, whole genome shotgun sequence genome. Coding sequences within it:
- the LGALS1 gene encoding galectin-1, with translation MSCGPVCTNLGLKPGQRLTVKGKIAPSAKSFVMNLGKDASHLGLHFNPRFDAHGDVNTIVCNSKKVEEWGTEQRETVFPFQKGGVAEITFGINPNDVTVHLPGHQFTFPNRLGLAVFDYFDTQGDFTLQSLSWE